The following is a genomic window from Methanothermobacter sp..
CTGGGTTGGTATACCGGCCCCCTCAAGGACCTCAAATATTTTGGCTGAGATAACAGAGTTATAGTAGCCCTTCATTTCAAGGGTGTCCTTCTTTTCACCGTCACCTGCGGTTATATCGTCCCTGAACCTCACTGCAACGATTTCAGGGTCATCTGTCATTAGAACATCCTTTGCCTTACCACTGTAGAGTGGGCCGTCTATTTTCACGTTCATGCTATCACTTTTAAAGCCTTGAGATTAAGTCTCTCCTCTAAGACTTATATATGTGTAAATCTTATTAGAGTTATATTACGATTCAGTTTATATAATCTTGTGAACCTTATCATGCTTCTAAGGGTGATTGAATGTGTGGCATTGTGGCTTGTATACTCAAAGATAACAGGGCGGCGCCGGTACTCCTTGAATGCGTCAGGAGGCTTGAGTACAGGGGCTATGACTCTGTAGGTATTGCAACGGCAGACCCAATGATAAATATCAAGAAGGACAGGGGTAAAATCGACGAGGTGGACTCAGAGCTGGATCTCGCTGATCTACCAGGCAGCATGGGGATAGCCCATGTCAGGTGGGCCACACATGGCCTTCCAACAGCTGAGAACGCCCACCCCCATACAGACTGCACTGGGGAGATAGCGGTCGTTCACAACGGGATAATAGAGAACTACATGGAGATCAAGGAGGAACTTGAATCAGAGGGCCATGTCTTCAGGTCAGAGACAGACACAGAGGTGATACCACACCTCATAGAGAAGTACATGGATGAGGGTATGGACCTTGAAGCCGCAACAGCCACAGCACTCAGAAAACTTAAGGGCGCATATGCCATTGCAGTCATATCCTCCAGTGAACCCGGCAGGGTTGTGGGTGCAAGGAAGGAGAGCCCCCTCATAGTAGGTGTTGGTGATGGCGAGTTCTTCCTGGCCTCGGATGTCCCGGCCATCCTTAACCATACCAAGAACGTCATATACCTGGATGACGGTGAGATGGTCATAATTGACGGTGATGTTAGGATAAGGGACCTTGATGGTAACACGGTGAAGAAGGAGGTCCATGTAATTGACTGGACAGCAGACATGGCTGAAAAGGCAGGATACGATCATTTCATGATCAAGGAGATACATGAGGAGCCAGGGGCCGTCAGGGACACACTCACAGAGATGGAGGATGTTATGCGGGTGGTGAAGGAGATAGGTGAGGTTGAAAGGGTATGCTTTGTTGCCTGTGGAACCTCCTACCACGCGTCACTGGTGGGCAAGTACCTCTTTGAGAGCATCCTGGGCATACCCACCGATGTCATCCTTGCAAGTGAGTTCAGGTACTCTGCACGTGCCCTCACAGACAGGACCCTTGCAGTGTTCATAAGCCAGTCAGGCGAAACAGCAGACACCCTCAATGCCCTGAGATCAGCAAATTCAAGGGCCAAGACCCTTGCAATAGTCAATGTCCTTGGAAGCTCAGCAACAAGGGAGGCCCAGCATGTCCTCTACACGAGGGCGGGTCCTGAGATAGGTGTTGCAGCTACAAAGACCTATGTGAGCCAGCTCACCATTATATACATGCTGGTGGCTGCTATGGGCGCCCCTGAGCTCATTGAGAAACTTGAAAGGGTCCCTGCTATCATGGAGGAGGCCCTTGGGGATGAGGATAATATAAGGAAACTTGCATCCCGCTACAGCAACGTGAGTGACTTTTTCTTCATAGGGCGTGGATTCTCCTATCCAACAGCCCTTGAGGGCGCCCTTAAACTCAAGGAGATAACCTACATCCATGGGGAAGGTTATGCTGCAGGGGAACTGAAACATGGACCCCTGGCACTCATAGATGATGGGGTGCCTGTTGTTGCAATCTCACCCCCCGGCCCATGCCATGATAAGACCCTGAGCAACGTTGAGGAGGTCAGGGCGAGGGGTGCGAGGGTTATAGGTGTTGGGAGCACCCTTGATGAGGCCCTCCGGAAGGAGGCCGATGACTTCATAGGTCTGAGCCCTGAGGTCGATGAGGTGCTCTCACCCCTTGTGTACATTGTTCCTCTGCAGCTGCTCTCATACTATGTGAGTGTTGAGCGGGGACTTGACCCTGATAAGCCGAAGAACCTTGCAAAGTGTGTAACCGTTGAATGATGGAGATGAGAGGAACCATAAAGAAGTACTATGGGGCCCTGAAGCTCTTATGCGGTCCTCACGGGTCTATTGTTCCCCAAGTTTTCAGTTTTCTCAGGCTACACACCCCCTGCTTCTTGCATTGCTGGTGTTCTCCCTTTTCATTGAACACAGCCTGGAGGACTTTGGAGGATCATCCACCACCCTCAGTTTCTTTGTCTGGTCTCTGTGTCCAATTTTCTGTTATACCCGTTCTGGGTTCCTTTTTATTAAAATATTCAACTTTAGCGGTGATATTGTCACTGGAATAATACTCCTCTCATTTGCACCATCCCGGTTGTTGCGGCCCTCTGGACGGAACTATCCGGTGGTGACGGCACCCCTGCCCTCTCAGCGGCCCTTACATCCATGTTCCTATCTGTTGCAGTTTACCCTGCTGTCCTCTACCTAATGGGTGTGGCATCACTTTCAGTGGCGTTCAGGGTATTTGAACTCCTTGTATTCACAGTGTTCCTGCCTGCAGTTTTTGCGCTTCTCCTGAAACTTGAGGAGGAGAGGTTTATAACTGCAGGGAAGACCCTTAACTTACTGTCGGCGATACTCGGGCTTGTTATAATCGTTGTCGCGGTTGCCCACATGTCAGGTTCAGTGAGAGCTGGGGGTGTCATGGAGATTGTCATTACGGTTTCTGTGATGCTACTTGCAGGTTTCACCTATGGCTTTATTCTCGAAGGCTGAGAGGGAATGATGGGGCCGCATATGTTTACACGGCGGGTATGCGTGATGGCGTGATCCCAGTTGGAGTGGCCCTCACCTACCTTTCAGCTGGAGCTGCACTTCCTGCCACGGTTTTACTTGTTGTGATTCCAGTATTCACGGGAATTGTTTACTATCTGGTTAGAGGCTGAGAATAGGATGGCAAACACCTTTAAGTAACAGTTATTCTTCAATTTTGGGGACCCTGACATTCCACCTCATTATGAGATACTCTTCAAGGTCGCTATCTGGAACCATCTTCAATTTTTTTCTTTTACGTATAATCTTGGCTAGGTTTCTGTATGCATCATACTTTGCTTTGAGGATGACAAACTTCCTTCTCTTCAGATTCAGGAAAACCTGCAGGATCTCTGTGAAAAGGAAAAGGGGGAAATACTTCAAGAGAAGTTTGAGGGGCATATTTTTGATGAAGGTCCATGTGTAATTTCTCCAGTTATGATAGACTGTGAAATCACTTACGAATGGGTTGGTACCACCCTTGTAGTGGTATACTATGGCATCTGGAGTGTACCAGGAGTCCCAGCCGGCATTCCTG
Proteins encoded in this region:
- the glmS gene encoding glutamine--fructose-6-phosphate transaminase (isomerizing) gives rise to the protein MCGIVACILKDNRAAPVLLECVRRLEYRGYDSVGIATADPMINIKKDRGKIDEVDSELDLADLPGSMGIAHVRWATHGLPTAENAHPHTDCTGEIAVVHNGIIENYMEIKEELESEGHVFRSETDTEVIPHLIEKYMDEGMDLEAATATALRKLKGAYAIAVISSSEPGRVVGARKESPLIVGVGDGEFFLASDVPAILNHTKNVIYLDDGEMVIIDGDVRIRDLDGNTVKKEVHVIDWTADMAEKAGYDHFMIKEIHEEPGAVRDTLTEMEDVMRVVKEIGEVERVCFVACGTSYHASLVGKYLFESILGIPTDVILASEFRYSARALTDRTLAVFISQSGETADTLNALRSANSRAKTLAIVNVLGSSATREAQHVLYTRAGPEIGVAATKTYVSQLTIIYMLVAAMGAPELIEKLERVPAIMEEALGDEDNIRKLASRYSNVSDFFFIGRGFSYPTALEGALKLKEITYIHGEGYAAGELKHGPLALIDDGVPVVAISPPGPCHDKTLSNVEEVRARGARVIGVGSTLDEALRKEADDFIGLSPEVDEVLSPLVYIVPLQLLSYYVSVERGLDPDKPKNLAKCVTVE